From Sporosarcina sp. Te-1, the proteins below share one genomic window:
- the dapF gene encoding diaminopimelate epimerase yields the protein MIEIPFTKMHGLGNSYIYVDAFQNVLKEEWLAPLARAISNQNTGIGSDGLILIHPSDKAEVGMRIFNKDGSEGQSCGNGLRCVAAYAVKQGIVSTPRCRIETKAGLTQAKVFQSSGDVSTVKIDMGLPLLNRRSIPMLGEDDASVISESFPIGPHTLEVTALFLGNPHAVFFVDDINCAPLQEVGSIVTNDLRFPERVNVEFVEIINSKELNFRVWERGSGITEACGTGACAAVVASILNGFVLPDHEITVHLSGGDLTIRWAANGHVWMMGPAEFTAKGIFYWKV from the coding sequence ATCATTGAAATTCCATTTACGAAAATGCATGGACTTGGAAACAGTTATATTTATGTAGATGCATTCCAAAATGTATTGAAGGAGGAATGGCTGGCCCCATTGGCAAGAGCCATTTCAAATCAAAATACAGGTATAGGCTCGGACGGATTAATTCTGATCCATCCGAGTGATAAGGCGGAAGTCGGTATGCGTATTTTCAACAAGGATGGTTCTGAAGGGCAAAGTTGTGGAAATGGATTGCGCTGCGTCGCCGCGTATGCAGTGAAGCAAGGGATTGTTTCGACACCAAGGTGCCGCATCGAAACGAAGGCTGGGTTAACCCAGGCGAAAGTATTTCAAAGTAGCGGCGACGTAAGTACCGTGAAAATAGATATGGGTCTGCCATTGTTAAACCGGCGAAGCATTCCGATGCTTGGAGAAGACGATGCTTCCGTTATCTCTGAATCGTTCCCAATCGGCCCACATACATTGGAAGTGACAGCTCTCTTCTTGGGCAATCCACATGCAGTGTTTTTTGTTGACGACATTAATTGCGCCCCTTTGCAGGAAGTTGGATCCATTGTAACGAACGATCTTCGATTTCCGGAACGGGTGAATGTAGAATTTGTAGAAATTATCAATTCAAAGGAATTAAATTTCAGGGTGTGGGAAAGGGGGTCTGGCATCACGGAAGCCTGCGGGACAGGTGCTTGTGCTGCCGTGGTCGCTTCTATCTTAAATGGCTTTGTCTTACCGGATCATGAGATTACTGTCCATTTAAGCGGAGGGGATTTGACCATCCGCTGGGCGGCAAATGGTCATGTGTGGATGATGGGACCAGCTGAATTTACAGCTAAGGGTATTTTTTATTGGAAAGTGTAG